Part of the Paenibacillus sp. FSL R7-0273 genome is shown below.
TGTGTATCACAGTGGGGACATGACTTCCGCACCAGCTATCTGGCAGTAGCGCCGTTTGTCGAGGAGCTGCCGCAGCGGCCGATTCTTGCCGCCTTTACGGCGACGGCGACACCGGAGGTAATGGAGGATATGGTCCGGCTGCTGCGTCTGCGCCAGCCGGGCGTGTTCATGACCGGGCTGGGCCGGGACAATCTGGCGATGTCGGTGCTGCGCGGCGAGAACAAGCGCGAATTTGTGCTCGACTATGCCGCAAGTCATTCACACCAGCCGGGCATTGTGTATGCTGCGACCCGCAAAGAGGTCGATGATCTTCACCAGCGGCTGCAGGCTTCGGGGATTGCCGCAGGCCGCTATCATGCCGGAATGAGCGACCAGGAACGGGCGGACAGCCAGGAAGGCTTCCTCTATGACGACATCCGGGTCATGGTTGCGACCAACGCATTCGGGATGGGGATCGACAAATCCAATGTGCGCTATGTTATTCACTACAACATGCCGAAGAATATGGAGGCTTACGTCCAGGAGGCCGGACGCGCCGGGAGGGACGGGGAGCCGAGTGAGTGTATCCTGCTGTTCAGCGCGCAGGACATTATGACCCAGAAATTCCTGATTGAGCAGAATCCCCAGGACCCTGAGCGCAAGGCCAATGAATACCGCAAGCTGCAGCAGATGATTGAATACTGCTATACGACCCGGTGCCTGCGCAGCGCGCAGCTTGCTTATTTCGGCGAAGACGATGAAGACAAGCTGTGCGGCATCTGCAGTAACTGCACGGATGAACGCGAGCTGGTCGATATGACCGTAGACGCGCAGAAGATTTTCTCCTGCATCCACCGGATGCGGGAGCGCTTCGGGGTGGCGCTGGTCGCTTCGGTGCTGAAGGGCTCCCGTAACCAGAAGGTGCTGCAGTACGGCTTTGAGCAGCTGCCGACGCATGGTGCGATGTCGAGCCGCACGGAGAAGGAAATTACCGAGAGCATCAATGTGCTGATCTCGGAGGGGTATCTGGCCCTTTCAGAGGGCCAGTATCCGGTAGTGCGGCTGCAGCCGCTGGCAGCCGAGGTGCTGCGCGGCCAGCGCCAGGTGCAGCAGCGGGTTGCCCGGCCGCTGGTTACCGGCGGTGCCGGCTCCGGACGGAGCCGCAGCCGGGGCTACGATCATTCACCGTCCGCCGTCAACGAGACGGTGTTCGAGCAGCTGCGCCTGATCCGCCGCGATCTGGCGGGGCGCGAGCATGTGCCTTCTTATATTATTTTTAATGATGCGACCCTGCGTGAGATGAGTGTGGTTTGCCCGCAGACGGAAGCGGAGATGCTGAGAGTGAAGGGTGTCGGGGAAGTGAAGTACCGGAAATACGGCAAGCCGTTTCTGGAGTTTTTTCAAAATGATATGTAAAGAAGGTTATAAGGCATGAGAATCGTCCTGGCCACATTAAACGCCAAGTACATCCACACCTCGCTGGCCATCCGCCTCCTTAAGGCGTACAGTGAGCATGAATTCCCGGATATTGTGCTGGCGGAATACACCATCAAAGATCCTGCGATGAATATCGTGTCAGACCTATTCCAGAAGAAGCCCGATGTGATCGGCTTTTCCTGTTATATATGGAACATCGAGGAGACGATCAAGCTGGTCGGTATCCTTAAGCAGGTGCTGCCGGAAGTTAAGATTATTCTGGGCGGGCCGGAAGTATCCTATGAGCCGCTCTACTGGATGAAGCGGGAGGCGGGCGTTGATTTTGTCGTTAACGGTGACGGGGAGGAGACCTTCCACCATCTGCTGCAGGAGCTGCGGGATGAGCGCAAATTCCATTTTGTCTATGGAGCAGCGTACCGTAAGGGCGAAGAGCTGATCGTCAACCCTCCGCGTCCCAAAAGCGATCTAAACACGCTGCCGACACCGCACCGGTTCGCCGATGATCTGCCGGATCTAAGCAAGCGGATTGTTTATTTTGAGACCAGCCGGGGTTGTCCGTTCAACTGCCAGTTCTGCTTATCTAGTATTGAGGTCGGTGTACGCTATTACGATATTGAGCGGGTGAAGTCGGATCTGCTCTATCTGATCAATAACGGGGCGAAGGTCATTAAATTTCTGGACCGTACGTTCAACATCAACCGCAGCTATGCGATGGAAATGTTCCAGTTCCTGATCGACAACCATCAGGGCTGCGTGTTCCAGTTCGAGATTACAGCCGACATTATGCGGCCTGAGGTGCTGGATTTTCTGTCCGAGAACGCGCCGCCGGGTATCTTCCGCTTTGAAATCGGCGTGCAGTCGACCAATGATGAGACGAATGAGCTGGTCAAGCGCCGCCAGAATTTCACCAAGCTGTCCCGTACCGTGATGAAAATCAAAGCCAGCGGCAACATCGACCAGCATCTGGATCTGATCGCCGGACTGCCGCAGGAGGATTACGCGACCTTCCGCAAAACCTTTAATGACGTTTTCGTGATGGAGCCGGAGGAGCTGCAGCTGGGCTTCCTCAAAATGCTGCGCGGCACCGGGCTGCGCTCCCAGGCGGCCAAATACGATTACACCTACATGGAGCATGCGCCATACGAGATTCTCAGCTCCCACGTCATGTCCTTCTCCGATATTATCTCGCTGAAGCGGCTGGAGGATGTGCTGGAGAAATACTGGAACAGCCACCGGCTGGATCATACGGTAAAGTATCTGATCCGCCATATTTTTGAGTCACCGTTTGATTTCTTTCAGGAGTTCGGCGATTACTGGGAGGAGCGGGGCTGGCAGAAGATCGGCCACCAGCTGGAGGACCTGTTCACTCGGCTGCATGCGTTCCTGATGGACAGAGATACCCCTTCAATGGAGATTATTACAGGACTGATGAAGCTGGATTACTTCCTGGGGCACAAATACAAGCCGCGCAAAATCTGGTGGGAAAACGCGCTGGAGAAGCCGGAGTGGGCGCGCCATATGAAAGAAATCGCCGCTCATCCGGAGCGGGTCTCCGCAGCACTTGCGGAAGCTGGCTACAGTGAGCGTGAGCTGCAGAAATTCCTGGTGCTCGAGGTGCTGCCGTTCCGGCTTGCGCCTGTGCTGAATTCGATCAGCGGGCTGCGGGCGGATGCAGCTCTGGAGGCTTTGCTGGTTACCGCAGGAGAAACCGCCGGCAGTGAAACTGCAGAGGCCGATGCTATGGCGGTGAACGTGCCGGCTGCAGCAGTTGCAGTTGCTGAAGCGGTACCGGAAGACGGTGGAAGTACCCTGCTGATTGTGCTGTACCAGCAGGATGAGAGCCAGCGCGCGCAGTATTATGCTTTGCCGTTGGATTAAGATTATCTGGACAGGGAGCGGGAGAGAAGATGAATCAGAGCCTGAAGCTTGTGGAGAATCATGATCTGTATCTGGAGCGGCTGGCCGGACTATTTTCGGAGAGTCCGCTGCTGATGGAGGTTTTCCGCAGGGCACAGTTTCTGGAGCCGTTACCGTATTACGTTGGAGCAGGCTGCCTCGTCCAGACCGTATGGAATCAGCTGACCGGGCGCCCGGCGGAGTATGGGATCAGCGATATTGATCTGGTTTATTTTGACCCGGCTGATCTAAGCTTTGAGGCAGAGAGTGAACAGGCAGCTGAGGGGCGGGAGCATTTTAACGGGATTACTGTTCCGCTGGATATCAAGAATCAGGCCCGCGTCCATCTGTGGTATGAGGACAAATTCGGAATCAGGCTTCAGCCATACTCCAGCCTGGAAGCAGCCGTAGACAGCTGGCCGACATCCGTAACCTCACTTGGAGCAAGGCTTGAGCCGTCCGGAGAATGGCAAATCTACGCACCCTTCGGTCTGGAGGATTTATTCAGCCTGACGGTAAGGCCGAATAAGAGACTGATCAGTGAAGCCGTGTACCGCAGCAAGGCCGAGAAATGGCAAGCGAAATGGCCGGAGCTGCAGATTATCCCTTGGGAAGGCTAAGGGGCTAATAGCACATTTTCATACACGTTCGTCCGTCGCGCATATCCAGCCTGCAAAAAGCCCTCTTGTTGTTCATAACAAGAGGGCTTTTTTTGTACTGCTGTACCTTTCTGCGGGCATAGCTGGTTCAAGCTCATAGAGCAGACTATCTATCGGAACATACCTCGCCGCCGCGTGTCTGCATAATTCGGCTCCTCTCGCCTACGCACAGGTCCGCCGCGTAGATACATACCCGAAGTGTCTGCCTACCTCGGCTTCCTCTCGCCTACGAATCTGCTGCTTCACGTCTACACCCCCGATGCGCCCGGTGCTGTCACCTCTAACGGACCGGAGAGCCCTTGATATGCCCCGCATAGGGGGAGGGAGAATTGTAACGGACTGAGGAGACCTTATGACAGGTGAAAATCCACAATCCGGCGCGATTCAGCATAGATAAGAGCATCTGAGTCCGTAAGAACCTGAAGTGTCTCAAAAATCAGCAAATAACGTTATCTGGGGCCGTTACAGGTTAGGGCGCTGGGTTTTGGCATGTGTAGTTTACTGGAGAGAGCAGTGTGGACCACACTAACAGCACTAGCAGCACTAGCAGCACTAGCAGCACTAGCAGCACTAGCAGCACTAGCAGCACTAGCAGCACTAGCAGCACTAGCAGCACTAACAGCACTAACAGCACTAACAGCACTAACAGCACTAACAGCACTAACAGCACTAGCAGCATTACACTGCAAGAAGCCGTTCCTTCAGCCAAACAGCGGCACAGGAACGGCTTCTTATGGTTATATCACTTTGTATGGCGCTCAGTTCGCGGCGGGCTGCAGCAGAAGAGACTCTGCCGGAAGATGGCGGACCAGCCAGTCGAGAACATCGGCGGTGACCTCCTCGTGGTTCACCTCATTTAGCATCTCATGCCGCCCCTCCGGATACAGGCGGTACTCTACGTCGCTGAGACCTTGTTCCTGGTAGAGTGTGGCGAGCCGCAGCACGCCCTGGCCGTTCATGCCTACCGGATCTTTGGCGCCCGAGAAAAGATAGACCGGCTTATCCTTGCATAGCTGGAGCAGTGTCTCCTGACAGTGGATATCCCGCAGCAGCCGGAAGAAGTCGCGGAAAAAGCGGGTCGTGCAGATCGCTCCGCAAAACGGGTCGGCGATGAAGCGGTCCACTTCCTGCTGATCACTGCTCAGCCAGTCAAAAGCTGTGCGGATAGGAGAGAACGAGCGGTTGTAGGCCCCGAATACGATGCCGTTAAGCAGCACACTGCGATGCCGTTCGCCCTGAAGCCTCAGCTGCAGCGCGGCGAGCGATTCACCGGCCCGCAGCATATTGCGCGGACCGTTGGTGCCGCTGAGAATATAACCGGTATACACATCGCTGCCTTCCTCGCACATCAGCTTCTGGGCAAGAAAGGAGCCCATGCTGTGAGCCAGCAGAAAGATGGGTAAGCCTTCGTGCCGGGAGCGGGCGATATTCGCAAGCTGAACCAAATCGCGCCGCATCCAGTAGAAGCCGTTCTCGCCGGTGTCGCCAAGCAGATTGACCTTGCCCGCTGTTTTGCCGTGACCGCGGTGGTCATTGGCGTAAACAGCATATCCGGCGGCGGTCAGTGCCGAGGCGAAGCGCGCATAGCGGGCAGCCGTCTCGCACATGCCGTGGGCGATCTGTACTATACCCCTGACCGGAGCCTCCGGTTCAGGCAGCCATACATAGACATGGATATTTACGCCTAAGGGATCGGTCATCGTAAAGCTGTTTTCCCTCATTGCATGTCCTCCTGAAAGTTTTGTGAGCGACTCTACTGTGAGATTACACCGTACAAAACTGCTTCGAAAGCATACCCTGGTTAATCGCTATTACAGTCATTCTCAACTACGCCTGCCCTATGGCAAATAAGAGCGCAGCACAGTGGAGTGGCCTTCAATACCATACGCGCCAAGCGTAGACGGCAGCAGGTAGCATTCGCCAGCGGCATAAGGCTGGGAGCCGCCCTCCCAGGTCAGATGCCCGCTGCCTTCGCAGATGACCAGAATGGTGAAGCTGTCCGGGGTGGTGGCGAGATTCCATTCGCCGTTCACGATCCCTTTTTCCACGATAAAATATGGGGAAGAGGCAATCTGCAGCCATTCTCCGGCAACAGCACTGTCCGTCTTCATGGAAGTAGCGCCTGCGCCTTCATAAGCAGTAACATTCAGCGAGTCTTCGATATGAAGCTCACGCGGCTTGCCGTCGAGGCCAGGGCGGTCGTAATCGTAAATGCGGTATGTAGTATCCGAGTTCTGCTGAATCTCCGCTACTACTACACCTGCGCAGAGGGCATGCACAGTGCCTGCCGGAATATAGAAGGCATCTCCTGCGGCAACGGTAATTTCCTGCATGGTATCCATTACGGTGCCGTTCTCCAGTGCAGCCTGCAGGCTTTCGCGGGTGACATTTTCCTTCAGGCCGTAGATGATTTTGGCACCGGGCTTGGCGTCGAGCACATACCACATTTCTGTTTTGCCCAGTTCGCCCTTCGGCAATCCTTCGTAATCATCTGTCGGATGCACCTGTACAGACAGGTTATCGTTGCAGTCGAGCAGCTTGATCAGCAGCGGGAAGCGGGTGCCGTCTCCGGTAATGCCCTTGCTGCCGAACCATTCCCGGCCGAATTGCTCACGGATCTGATCCAGGCCTTGCCCGGCCAGCTCACCGTTAACCACCGAGGATACGCCGTTCGGATGGTCAGCGATCATCCAGCCTTCTCCGATATGGCCCTCCGGCAGATCTAAACCAAACTTCTCCAGGGCACGTCCGCCCCACACGCGTTCTTTGAACTCCGGCTGAAACTTGAGCGGATATGGTTTTGTCATTACAGTATCTTCCTCTCCAATTGGTTTGACCTGTTTTCTATTTACTGCGTGTTGACTCGAAAAACTCCAGCTTTTCACCGTCCGGCCCGTCAAAAAAGAAATAGCGGCTGCCATTGGCCAGTGTGCTGACCGCTGTCAGGCCCGGAAGGCCCAGCCCGGCAATCCGGCTGTATTCAGCCTCGATCCCGGTGACGGTGAAGGCGACATGGCTGACCTTGCCTTCATCAGGCAGCCCGGCCCATTCACGCTCGATCAGCTCGATCTCTACGCTGGTCTGGCCGGGGAAGCTCAGGAAGGCGAGCCGCAGGCCATCGCCCGGTACCCCGATGATGTCCTGCAGGGTGAGGCCGATGACCTCCTGGTAGAATGCAAGGGACTGCTCAAGCTGCGCTACCTTAATGCCGATGTGCTCAAGCTTGCTTACTGCCATCGTACGGTTCAGCTCCTTTTTTCTTCTCAACTGCGATGACATACGGGGCGGCCGCCCGCTGCAGCTGTCGGTAAATAATGCTCTGCGCAAGCTGCTGCGGCAGGCCCGCAGCCCACGCTTCCACAGCGGCGGCTTCACGGTCGCCGCCGTCGTGGCCGGGGTAGAGCACGGCTGTAATAATGCCGCCCGGACGCAGCAGCGTCAGGGCGGCAGCCAGCGCAGCCAGCGTGCTCCCGGTCTCGGTGATGATGGTCTTGTCGGCATCGCCTGACGGCAGATAGCCGAGGTTGAACATCACCGCCGAGACACGGCCGTGCCACTGCGGCGGCACGGCCTCAACCATCGCTGCATGGCTGCGCGCAAGCAGCGTTACGGGAGCAAGCGCAGCAGGCGCTTCCTCCCGGGCCAGCCGCAGGCGCTCTTCCGCAAGCGTAAGCGCCGCAGGCTGGATGTCAAACCCGTACACCCCGCCGCGTGCGCCCGCGCACTTTGCGAGGAACAGCGTATCCGCACCGGTTCCCACGGTGGCGTCAACGGCCAGCCCGCCGGAGGCCAGGCGTTCCGCCGTTAACTTATGGGCAAAGCTGAGAACGGACAGGAAGCCCATCAGCCCTTCCTCCAGTACTTACCCTGCCAGCTGCCGCGTGCAACCAGCTCGGCATCAATCGCATTCAGCACTTCCCATTTCTTCAGGCTCCAGAGCGGCCCGATCAGGGCTTCGCGCGGTGCATCCCCGGTGAGG
Proteins encoded:
- a CDS encoding tRNA (mnm(5)s(2)U34)-methyltransferase, with protein sequence MGFLSVLSFAHKLTAERLASGGLAVDATVGTGADTLFLAKCAGARGGVYGFDIQPAALTLAEERLRLAREEAPAALAPVTLLARSHAAMVEAVPPQWHGRVSAVMFNLGYLPSGDADKTIITETGSTLAALAAALTLLRPGGIITAVLYPGHDGGDREAAAVEAWAAGLPQQLAQSIIYRQLQRAAAPYVIAVEKKKGAEPYDGSKQA
- a CDS encoding VOC family protein, translated to MAVSKLEHIGIKVAQLEQSLAFYQEVIGLTLQDIIGVPGDGLRLAFLSFPGQTSVEIELIEREWAGLPDEGKVSHVAFTVTGIEAEYSRIAGLGLPGLTAVSTLANGSRYFFFDGPDGEKLEFFESTRSK
- a CDS encoding nucleotidyltransferase family protein → MNQSLKLVENHDLYLERLAGLFSESPLLMEVFRRAQFLEPLPYYVGAGCLVQTVWNQLTGRPAEYGISDIDLVYFDPADLSFEAESEQAAEGREHFNGITVPLDIKNQARVHLWYEDKFGIRLQPYSSLEAAVDSWPTSVTSLGARLEPSGEWQIYAPFGLEDLFSLTVRPNKRLISEAVYRSKAEKWQAKWPELQIIPWEG
- a CDS encoding B12-binding domain-containing radical SAM protein; protein product: MRIVLATLNAKYIHTSLAIRLLKAYSEHEFPDIVLAEYTIKDPAMNIVSDLFQKKPDVIGFSCYIWNIEETIKLVGILKQVLPEVKIILGGPEVSYEPLYWMKREAGVDFVVNGDGEETFHHLLQELRDERKFHFVYGAAYRKGEELIVNPPRPKSDLNTLPTPHRFADDLPDLSKRIVYFETSRGCPFNCQFCLSSIEVGVRYYDIERVKSDLLYLINNGAKVIKFLDRTFNINRSYAMEMFQFLIDNHQGCVFQFEITADIMRPEVLDFLSENAPPGIFRFEIGVQSTNDETNELVKRRQNFTKLSRTVMKIKASGNIDQHLDLIAGLPQEDYATFRKTFNDVFVMEPEELQLGFLKMLRGTGLRSQAAKYDYTYMEHAPYEILSSHVMSFSDIISLKRLEDVLEKYWNSHRLDHTVKYLIRHIFESPFDFFQEFGDYWEERGWQKIGHQLEDLFTRLHAFLMDRDTPSMEIITGLMKLDYFLGHKYKPRKIWWENALEKPEWARHMKEIAAHPERVSAALAEAGYSERELQKFLVLEVLPFRLAPVLNSISGLRADAALEALLVTAGETAGSETAEADAMAVNVPAAAVAVAEAVPEDGGSTLLIVLYQQDESQRAQYYALPLD
- a CDS encoding type I phosphomannose isomerase catalytic subunit: MTKPYPLKFQPEFKERVWGGRALEKFGLDLPEGHIGEGWMIADHPNGVSSVVNGELAGQGLDQIREQFGREWFGSKGITGDGTRFPLLIKLLDCNDNLSVQVHPTDDYEGLPKGELGKTEMWYVLDAKPGAKIIYGLKENVTRESLQAALENGTVMDTMQEITVAAGDAFYIPAGTVHALCAGVVVAEIQQNSDTTYRIYDYDRPGLDGKPRELHIEDSLNVTAYEGAGATSMKTDSAVAGEWLQIASSPYFIVEKGIVNGEWNLATTPDSFTILVICEGSGHLTWEGGSQPYAAGECYLLPSTLGAYGIEGHSTVLRSYLP
- a CDS encoding alpha/beta hydrolase encodes the protein MRENSFTMTDPLGVNIHVYVWLPEPEAPVRGIVQIAHGMCETAARYARFASALTAAGYAVYANDHRGHGKTAGKVNLLGDTGENGFYWMRRDLVQLANIARSRHEGLPIFLLAHSMGSFLAQKLMCEEGSDVYTGYILSGTNGPRNMLRAGESLAALQLRLQGERHRSVLLNGIVFGAYNRSFSPIRTAFDWLSSDQQEVDRFIADPFCGAICTTRFFRDFFRLLRDIHCQETLLQLCKDKPVYLFSGAKDPVGMNGQGVLRLATLYQEQGLSDVEYRLYPEGRHEMLNEVNHEEVTADVLDWLVRHLPAESLLLQPAAN
- the recQ gene encoding DNA helicase RecQ, giving the protein MNMQAPTMEQAQAELQKYYGYPDFREGQKRIVQHLLEGGDTLGIMPTGGGKSICYQVPALLMPGLTLVISPLISLMKDQVDALTTAGISAAYINSTLSGKEVNERIRAARRGELKLLYVAPERLELDWFRLEMAGLSISCVAVDEAHCVSQWGHDFRTSYLAVAPFVEELPQRPILAAFTATATPEVMEDMVRLLRLRQPGVFMTGLGRDNLAMSVLRGENKREFVLDYAASHSHQPGIVYAATRKEVDDLHQRLQASGIAAGRYHAGMSDQERADSQEGFLYDDIRVMVATNAFGMGIDKSNVRYVIHYNMPKNMEAYVQEAGRAGRDGEPSECILLFSAQDIMTQKFLIEQNPQDPERKANEYRKLQQMIEYCYTTRCLRSAQLAYFGEDDEDKLCGICSNCTDERELVDMTVDAQKIFSCIHRMRERFGVALVASVLKGSRNQKVLQYGFEQLPTHGAMSSRTEKEITESINVLISEGYLALSEGQYPVVRLQPLAAEVLRGQRQVQQRVARPLVTGGAGSGRSRSRGYDHSPSAVNETVFEQLRLIRRDLAGREHVPSYIIFNDATLREMSVVCPQTEAEMLRVKGVGEVKYRKYGKPFLEFFQNDM